The Streptococcus sp. VT 162 genome has a window encoding:
- a CDS encoding sodium ABC transporter ATP-binding protein, whose protein sequence is MLEVRNLEKSFGPKQVLFGVDFQASPGRILGLVGKNGAGKTTIFHSMLKFLEYQGEISLDGKEIRQETYARIGYLPEERSLMPKLTVLEQVRYLATLKGMDAKEVKEKLPQWMEKLEVKGKLTDKIKSLSKGNQQKIQLIITLIHEPDLIILDEPFSGLDPVNTELLKQVILKEKERGATIIFSDHVMTNVEELCDDILMIRDGRVVLHGPVQDVRNQYGKTRLFVSSERSKEELEKLPHVKQVSLTKQGSWKLILDDESAGRELFPILTQGQYIATFDQQAPTIDEIFKLESGVEV, encoded by the coding sequence ATGTTAGAAGTAAGAAATCTAGAGAAAAGTTTCGGTCCCAAGCAAGTCTTGTTTGGTGTCGATTTTCAGGCAAGTCCAGGAAGGATTCTAGGCTTGGTCGGGAAGAATGGTGCTGGGAAAACAACGATTTTCCACAGTATGTTGAAATTTTTAGAGTATCAAGGAGAGATCAGTCTGGATGGGAAGGAGATTCGTCAGGAAACCTACGCTCGGATTGGCTATCTGCCTGAGGAACGCAGCCTCATGCCCAAGTTGACAGTCCTTGAGCAAGTTCGCTATTTGGCGACTCTAAAGGGCATGGATGCTAAGGAAGTCAAGGAAAAACTCCCTCAATGGATGGAGAAATTGGAAGTGAAGGGCAAATTGACCGACAAAATCAAGAGTCTCTCAAAAGGGAATCAGCAGAAAATTCAGCTGATTATCACCCTAATCCATGAGCCAGACTTGATTATTTTGGATGAGCCTTTTAGTGGTCTGGATCCAGTCAATACCGAGTTGCTCAAGCAGGTCATCTTAAAAGAAAAAGAGCGTGGTGCAACCATTATCTTTTCTGACCATGTCATGACCAACGTTGAGGAACTTTGCGATGATATTCTCATGATTCGTGATGGGCGTGTGGTCTTGCATGGACCAGTTCAGGATGTTCGCAATCAATACGGGAAAACACGTCTCTTTGTTTCAAGTGAACGAAGCAAGGAAGAACTGGAAAAACTTCCTCACGTCAAACAGGTGAGCTTGACCAAGCAAGGAAGTTGGAAATTGATCCTCGATGACGAGAGCGCTGGAAGGGAACTCTTCCCAATCCTCACTCAAGGTCAATATATTGCGACCTTTGACCAACAAGCTCCAACAATCGATGAAATCTTTAAACTAGAATCAGGGGTGGAAGTATGA
- a CDS encoding sodium ABC transporter permease: MRNMWVVMKETYLRHVKSWSFFFMVISPFLFLALSVGIGYLQGSSMAKNSKIAVVTTVPSVEEGLKGTNGINFDYKDEASAQAAIKDEKIKGYLTIDQEDSVLKAVYHGETSLETGIKLAVTNKLNELQYQLNRSAANLSQEQEKRLSQTVDFTEKIDESKENKKIVQTIAAAGLGFFLYMILITYASVTAQEVASEKGTKIMEVVFSSIRASHYFYARMLALLLVILTHIGIYVVGGLAAILLFKDIPILAQSGILNHLGEAFSLNTLLFVLVSLFMYVVLAAFLGSMVSRPEDSGKALSPLMILIIAGFVGVTSLGAAGDNLVLKIGSYIPFISTFFMPFRAINGYASGLEAWISLAITVVFAVTATAFIGRMYASLVLQTDDLGIWKTFKRALAYK; this comes from the coding sequence ATGAGAAATATGTGGGTTGTAATGAAGGAAACCTATCTTCGACATGTCAAGTCGTGGAGTTTCTTCTTTATGGTGATTTCGCCGTTCCTCTTTTTAGCCTTATCTGTAGGAATCGGCTATCTCCAAGGGTCTTCTATGGCCAAGAATAGCAAGATAGCAGTAGTAACAACTGTGCCATCTGTGGAAGAAGGGCTCAAGGGTACCAATGGTATCAACTTTGATTATAAGGATGAAGCCAGTGCTCAAGCTGCTATCAAGGATGAGAAAATCAAGGGTTATCTAACCATTGACCAAGAGGACAGCGTCCTCAAGGCCGTCTATCACGGTGAAACTTCTCTTGAAACAGGCATCAAGCTAGCAGTAACCAATAAACTCAATGAGCTTCAATACCAACTCAATCGCTCGGCGGCTAATTTGTCTCAAGAACAGGAAAAACGTCTGAGTCAAACTGTTGATTTTACTGAGAAGATTGATGAATCTAAGGAAAACAAAAAAATTGTTCAAACCATTGCAGCCGCAGGGCTTGGTTTCTTCCTTTATATGATTTTGATTACTTATGCTAGTGTCACTGCTCAGGAAGTGGCTAGCGAGAAAGGAACCAAAATCATGGAGGTGGTCTTCTCTAGTATCCGAGCTAGTCATTATTTCTACGCTCGCATGCTGGCTCTGCTTCTTGTGATTTTGACTCATATTGGCATTTACGTCGTGGGTGGACTGGCTGCTATTCTGCTCTTTAAAGACATCCCTATCTTGGCACAATCTGGAATTTTAAATCATCTAGGAGAGGCCTTCTCGCTCAATACCTTATTGTTTGTCTTGGTTAGTCTCTTTATGTACGTTGTTTTAGCAGCCTTCCTAGGATCTATGGTTTCTCGCCCTGAGGATTCAGGAAAAGCCTTGTCGCCATTGATGATCTTGATTATAGCAGGATTTGTCGGTGTGACCTCTCTAGGTGCTGCTGGGGACAATTTAGTTCTGAAAATTGGGTCTTATATTCCTTTCATCTCGACCTTCTTTATGCCGTTTAGAGCTATAAATGGGTATGCAAGTGGTCTAGAAGCTTGGATTTCGCTTGCCATAACGGTTGTCTTTGCAGTCACTGCAACTGCCTTTATCGGACGCATGTATGCTAGTCTAGTCCTACAAACGGATGATTTGGGAATCTGGAAAACCTTTAAACGTGCCTTAGCTTATAAATAG
- a CDS encoding 50S ribosomal protein L13: MNKTTFMAKPGQVERKWYVVDATDVPLGRLSAVVASVLRGKNKPTFTPHTDTGDFVIVINAEKVKLTGKKATDKIYYTHSNHPGGLKQISAGELRSKNAVRLIEKSVKGMLPHNTLGRAQGMKLKVFVGAEHTHAAQQPEVLDISGLI, translated from the coding sequence ATGAACAAAACTACATTCATGGCTAAACCAGGCCAAGTAGAACGCAAATGGTACGTTGTTGACGCAACTGATGTACCTCTTGGACGCCTTTCAGCAGTTGTTGCTAGCGTACTTCGCGGAAAAAACAAACCAACATTCACACCACACACTGATACAGGTGACTTCGTAATCGTTATCAATGCTGAAAAAGTTAAATTGACTGGTAAAAAAGCAACTGATAAGATCTACTACACTCACTCAAACCACCCAGGTGGATTGAAACAAATCTCTGCTGGTGAACTTCGTTCTAAAAATGCAGTACGTTTGATCGAAAAATCAGTTAAAGGTATGCTTCCACACAATACTCTTGGTCGCGCTCAAGGTATGAAATTGAAAGTATTCGTTGGAGCTGAGCACACTCACGCTGCACAACAACCAGAAGTTCTTGATATTTCAGGACTTATCTAA
- a CDS encoding 30S ribosomal protein S9, which produces MSQAQYAGTGRRKNAVARVRLVPGTGKITVNKKDVEEYIPHADLRLVINQPFAVTSTVGSYDVFVNVVGGGYAGQSGAIRHGIARALLQVDPDFRDSLKRAGLLTRDSRKVERKKPGLKKARKASQFSKR; this is translated from the coding sequence ATGTCACAAGCACAATATGCAGGTACTGGACGTCGTAAAAACGCTGTTGCACGCGTTCGCCTTGTTCCAGGAACTGGTAAAATCACTGTTAACAAAAAAGATGTTGAAGAGTACATCCCACACGCTGACCTTCGTCTTGTTATCAACCAACCATTCGCAGTTACTTCAACTGTAGGTTCATACGACGTTTTCGTTAACGTTGTAGGTGGTGGATACGCTGGTCAATCAGGAGCTATCCGTCACGGTATCGCTCGTGCCCTTCTTCAAGTAGACCCAGACTTCCGTGATTCATTGAAACGCGCAGGACTTCTTACACGTGACTCACGTAAAGTTGAACGTAAGAAGCCAGGTCTTAAGAAAGCTCGTAAAGCATCACAATTTAGTAAACGTTAA
- a CDS encoding type VII secretion protein EsxA, with protein sequence MSDQIRVSTETLQSRAREYGKAANDIRVILNNLQRLQDTLRTEWEGAAFQGFERQFLELKPKVVNFADLMQQINTQLDKTAEAMKQNDQALSKNFGIQNS encoded by the coding sequence ATGTCAGACCAAATTCGTGTATCCACAGAAACCCTTCAATCACGTGCGCGTGAATATGGAAAAGCTGCTAATGATATCAGAGTTATCTTGAACAATCTTCAACGCCTACAAGACACTCTTCGTACAGAGTGGGAAGGTGCTGCCTTCCAAGGTTTCGAGAGACAATTCCTTGAATTGAAACCGAAGGTTGTAAATTTTGCGGATTTGATGCAACAAATCAATACACAACTTGATAAGACTGCTGAAGCAATGAAACAAAATGACCAAGCTTTATCTAAGAACTTTGGCATTCAAAATAGTTAA
- a CDS encoding secretion accessory protein EsaA/YueB: MNKKVLFSLGIALLLVTMIVSFFAVVKPTPISRTNSDSSVQQAPIKVAVVNEDTGKVYNGQPINIANTLVNSFIAKNNYKVEVVSRSIAENGLKNETYQLMIILPSKFSEEALAIESTSPVQAKFQYQIQSSDQLTVKQAEQAVVAFKELFNKDLINIYFTSIIGNLKTAQGQVADVVTNEHESLTSFNNKLVDPLAQYSQQFNGLGSSPNNLLSSYLSFNKTLLNTNDAFKSIDSVNKTYEGPIKEIDEQQKKWDNSLGKREKSLANYDTEFSKLSVKEQLTRLTAINTQVTEKLSEPAIWKETTNTASSYNQDITKLLESLKKNNKEIDDTLSNYDKKIREAVESSLAKNSSAVDGANKTLGSYIQSLNASMENQITSKWPGVYYDDAAINNLSLSDTDKQHLKNISAFIQWYSKKAGKDLPTLQATTLENEEFSQLKNDIKSKSTTKRELKLPSFEGKISKLTLTVPNGYYLKESNYGFSDLGGDSYQVSIPSEASPGMTISYTLGIKNENDISVLSPVFVKYQLDTTEDVKVIKEDAPDLEKGRTENDTPVSPATSVTSSSSTSDGKKPTEIVTVTKTITITKINQTEKKVLNRHYEMQDIISNWEYNPTKLTQAVYKDVEAYLQLSGLVTAYYGLDLSKNTYTDTTFVPAEGSLAALANNDDLKTIVTNLIKATTVEALKSDLKISDKKLTDIQSRLANAEKLTTNIEQLRETTKDLMTQLSQLIEQTKLVDKTIESKPSFVETEKVDNTNMVTVSMDMNRDLGTLMSASKTLMDNTKANQAVSETIEATMTQLTNDVNTLEKDGKSLTERVSELKKIMSSEYGSNEEFLKNFSTVLSNTKTGNTKNEAVYEYLSNPVDASKIGNVVSAATNSPSQTNRQDERSGLLIILVSYLVSLVVAYLFQHADKEELQRLISLKDRLSWRNSSGPMFFLSVISVAAGSIIAIVSGVKLSFSVSQLSWFVVLLVLVSLMMTYGLNILMDKLKSLGFLISISLLLLYIISATQLFDEYYVNSAPILTALSPLTYLESAVKLFINQQNGVVQSVMVIVVLTIALGLGNTFLYRQVKDSK, encoded by the coding sequence GTGAACAAGAAAGTTTTATTTAGCTTAGGGATAGCACTGTTATTAGTTACAATGATAGTATCCTTCTTTGCAGTTGTAAAACCAACACCTATCAGCCGAACGAACTCAGATTCCTCGGTGCAACAAGCCCCTATTAAAGTGGCTGTTGTTAACGAAGATACAGGTAAGGTATATAATGGACAACCGATTAACATTGCGAATACATTAGTAAACTCGTTCATAGCTAAAAATAATTACAAAGTAGAAGTCGTTTCTCGGTCAATCGCTGAAAACGGTCTAAAAAATGAGACTTATCAGTTGATGATAATCTTGCCAAGTAAATTTTCAGAAGAAGCTTTAGCGATCGAATCAACTTCACCTGTTCAGGCGAAGTTTCAATATCAAATTCAATCAAGTGATCAACTGACTGTTAAACAGGCTGAACAAGCAGTAGTAGCTTTCAAAGAGCTTTTTAATAAGGACTTGATTAATATTTATTTCACTAGTATTATTGGGAATTTGAAAACAGCACAAGGCCAAGTTGCTGATGTGGTTACAAATGAACATGAGTCACTAACGTCCTTTAATAATAAGTTAGTGGATCCTCTTGCTCAATATAGTCAACAGTTTAATGGTTTAGGTTCATCACCGAATAATCTTTTATCATCGTATTTGTCATTTAACAAGACCCTGTTAAATACAAATGATGCCTTTAAATCAATTGATTCTGTCAATAAGACATATGAGGGACCAATAAAAGAAATAGATGAGCAACAAAAAAAATGGGATAATTCCTTGGGAAAAAGAGAAAAGTCTTTGGCCAACTATGATACAGAATTTTCTAAATTATCAGTTAAGGAACAATTAACTCGATTAACTGCTATAAACACTCAAGTTACTGAGAAGTTATCAGAGCCAGCTATTTGGAAAGAAACCACTAATACGGCTTCTTCCTATAATCAAGATATCACAAAACTTCTTGAAAGCTTGAAGAAGAATAACAAGGAAATTGATGATACCTTATCAAATTATGATAAAAAGATTAGAGAAGCAGTAGAGTCTTCCTTGGCTAAAAACTCCTCAGCGGTAGATGGAGCAAATAAAACTCTTGGAAGTTATATCCAGTCGTTAAATGCTAGTATGGAAAATCAAATTACTAGTAAATGGCCAGGTGTATACTACGATGATGCAGCTATAAATAATCTTTCTTTGTCAGATACTGATAAACAACATTTGAAAAATATAAGTGCTTTTATACAGTGGTATAGTAAGAAGGCAGGGAAAGATTTGCCAACTTTGCAAGCTACAACACTTGAAAATGAAGAATTTTCTCAGTTAAAGAATGATATTAAATCTAAGAGCACAACAAAACGTGAGCTAAAATTGCCTTCGTTTGAAGGAAAAATTTCAAAATTAACCTTAACAGTACCAAATGGATACTATCTTAAAGAATCAAACTATGGATTTTCTGATCTTGGAGGAGATAGCTATCAGGTATCCATCCCTAGTGAAGCATCTCCAGGTATGACTATTTCATACACACTAGGAATCAAGAATGAAAATGATATCAGTGTCTTGTCGCCTGTCTTTGTTAAGTATCAATTAGATACGACAGAAGATGTAAAAGTTATAAAGGAAGATGCCCCTGATCTAGAAAAAGGGAGAACAGAGAATGATACGCCTGTTAGTCCAGCTACTTCTGTAACGTCAAGCTCCTCTACGTCTGATGGGAAGAAACCAACAGAAATTGTTACAGTCACCAAGACCATTACGATTACAAAGATAAATCAAACAGAAAAGAAAGTTTTGAATCGTCATTATGAGATGCAAGACATTATTTCTAACTGGGAGTACAATCCTACCAAGCTAACTCAAGCGGTTTATAAAGATGTTGAGGCGTATCTACAGTTATCAGGACTAGTTACTGCGTATTACGGCTTAGATTTATCTAAAAATACGTACACAGACACTACGTTTGTTCCGGCAGAAGGTTCTCTTGCTGCCTTAGCAAATAATGATGACCTCAAGACTATTGTGACCAATCTAATCAAAGCGACCACAGTAGAAGCTCTAAAATCAGATTTGAAGATTTCGGATAAAAAATTGACGGATATTCAGTCTCGATTGGCTAATGCTGAGAAATTGACAACTAATATTGAACAGCTGAGAGAAACAACCAAAGATTTAATGACCCAGTTAAGTCAGTTAATTGAACAAACCAAATTAGTGGATAAAACGATTGAAAGTAAACCTAGCTTTGTTGAAACAGAAAAAGTAGATAATACTAATATGGTTACAGTTAGTATGGATATGAACAGGGACCTAGGTACACTGATGTCAGCTAGTAAAACCTTGATGGACAATACAAAAGCAAACCAAGCTGTTTCTGAGACAATTGAAGCTACTATGACTCAGTTGACAAATGATGTTAATACATTGGAAAAAGATGGAAAATCATTAACTGAACGCGTTTCTGAGTTGAAGAAAATCATGTCTAGTGAATATGGTTCAAATGAAGAATTCCTTAAAAACTTTTCTACTGTTTTGAGCAATACTAAAACAGGTAACACCAAAAATGAAGCTGTCTATGAATATTTGTCGAATCCTGTTGATGCTTCGAAAATTGGGAATGTCGTATCAGCTGCGACCAATTCACCGTCACAGACTAATCGTCAAGACGAAAGATCAGGACTTCTTATTATCTTAGTCAGCTATCTTGTTAGCTTGGTTGTTGCTTATCTTTTCCAACATGCAGATAAAGAAGAATTGCAAAGATTAATCAGTTTGAAGGATCGTTTGTCATGGAGAAATTCTTCTGGACCAATGTTCTTCCTAAGCGTGATTTCAGTAGCAGCAGGTTCTATAATTGCGATTGTTTCTGGAGTTAAACTTTCTTTCTCTGTAAGTCAGTTGAGTTGGTTTGTAGTACTTCTTGTCTTGGTAAGTCTAATGATGACATATGGTCTGAATATCCTTATGGATAAACTAAAAAGTCTTGGATTTTTGATAAGTATAAGTCTACTACTGCTTTATATCATTTCAGCAACTCAATTGTTTGATGAATATTATGTGAATTCGGCTCCGATTTTAACAGCTCTTTCTCCATTGACATATCTTGAAAGTGCAGTGAAATTATTCATTAATCAGCAAAATGGAGTTGTTCAGTCAGTAATGGTAATTGTTGTTCTCACAATTGCTTTGGGACTTGGAAATACTTTCTTGTATCGTCAAGTTAAGGATAGCAAGTAA
- a CDS encoding type VII secretion protein produces MKKTIVFIFLLFLIFTRGSVVFANDGSLQIDTSLDKNTKKTEIQYFEQESNLTKLFHPETYKLVDTTKKLDNEKYQLVKTNLFITKVETENIVNEYQSALFTSQIQINHSDKKTVSLKNVKSPVSWTAILLFILGMIVTIYSLFYKKLHPAKQ; encoded by the coding sequence ATGAAAAAAACCATTGTCTTTATCTTTCTATTGTTTTTAATTTTTACAAGAGGAAGTGTTGTCTTTGCAAATGATGGATCTTTGCAAATAGATACATCTTTAGATAAAAATACCAAGAAAACGGAGATTCAGTACTTTGAACAGGAGAGTAATTTGACAAAGTTATTTCATCCTGAGACCTATAAATTAGTTGATACAACTAAAAAATTGGATAACGAAAAGTATCAATTAGTTAAAACAAACTTATTTATCACTAAAGTGGAAACGGAGAATATCGTTAATGAGTATCAGTCTGCTTTATTTACCAGTCAGATTCAAATCAATCACAGTGATAAAAAGACTGTTTCACTTAAAAACGTAAAGTCTCCTGTTTCTTGGACCGCAATTTTATTGTTTATACTAGGGATGATTGTCACAATTTACTCGCTCTTTTATAAAAAGTTACATCCAGCTAAACAATAA
- a CDS encoding type VII secretion protein — protein sequence MEEYINISLDCSPFLSKILDLRVPTELTIKELLQIVSDTYGIGVKVMNPSVRNQQSGEILASTSSLALVKDGVLLKLERI from the coding sequence ATGGAAGAGTACATTAATATTAGTCTGGATTGTTCGCCTTTTTTATCTAAAATATTAGATTTAAGAGTTCCTACTGAGTTAACGATTAAAGAATTACTACAAATCGTCTCAGATACTTATGGTATAGGGGTTAAGGTAATGAATCCAAGTGTAAGAAATCAACAGTCTGGAGAAATTCTTGCTAGTACGAGCAGTCTAGCATTAGTGAAAGACGGAGTTTTATTAAAATTGGAAAGAATATAG
- a CDS encoding secretion protein — MDVQKMELVVGDIKGNREIAYALLTATQPYFVNQNVIEEEGKLTIESLLTDEYYSWDKLTTMIDEEKLRHLINVGQLFNLLKDSIYTYELSPSNLVFSRNGNPLFIFRGVKGQVPPYDALNLEAFTVNFKAMIVSLLDKKVSYEKLVEGQSPFYKGKLFCETIMKAEDLDAILALLLEKYLEEQEQNKEKFSRVPNKLVSRLKWTTIIASLIGVLSIVGVLYFALFAMPNQQMISDLRLAFVHQDYSSVVSTVKNTDSKSLSQDDAYMVAFSVIKTEPLTEAQKTELSKISTQSSTDYLRYWVLIGQSKIDEAIDIASYLDDPQLLMYGLTKKVDEVQRNPNLTSEQRTEQLNNYKSKLEELKKNYLTPETNKSNTTSTSTSASTSTSTSAESR; from the coding sequence ATGGACGTTCAAAAAATGGAATTAGTAGTTGGAGATATCAAGGGAAATCGAGAAATAGCTTATGCTCTATTAACAGCAACACAACCTTATTTTGTGAATCAAAATGTCATTGAGGAAGAAGGTAAATTAACGATTGAAAGTCTTTTGACAGATGAATATTATTCTTGGGATAAGCTGACTACGATGATTGATGAAGAAAAGTTACGTCATCTGATCAATGTTGGTCAATTATTTAACTTGCTGAAGGATTCAATTTATACTTATGAGTTATCACCTAGTAATCTAGTATTTTCACGAAATGGGAATCCCCTATTCATTTTTCGTGGTGTTAAAGGGCAAGTGCCTCCCTATGATGCATTAAACCTAGAAGCGTTTACAGTTAACTTTAAAGCCATGATAGTATCTCTACTAGATAAAAAGGTAAGTTATGAAAAATTAGTGGAGGGGCAGTCGCCATTCTATAAGGGAAAACTGTTTTGTGAGACCATCATGAAGGCTGAAGATTTGGATGCAATCTTAGCCTTACTACTAGAAAAATACCTAGAAGAACAGGAACAAAATAAAGAAAAATTTTCACGTGTTCCTAACAAACTTGTTTCGCGATTGAAGTGGACTACTATTATTGCATCACTTATTGGAGTGCTGTCAATTGTTGGAGTGCTTTACTTTGCATTGTTCGCTATGCCTAATCAACAAATGATTTCGGATTTACGTTTGGCTTTTGTACACCAAGATTATTCATCGGTTGTATCTACTGTTAAAAATACAGACTCTAAATCACTTAGTCAAGATGATGCTTATATGGTAGCTTTTTCGGTCATTAAAACAGAACCTTTAACTGAAGCGCAAAAGACAGAACTATCCAAAATATCAACTCAATCAAGTACAGACTATCTTCGTTACTGGGTCTTAATTGGCCAGTCGAAAATTGATGAAGCTATAGATATTGCGAGTTACTTAGATGATCCACAATTATTAATGTACGGTCTGACTAAAAAGGTTGATGAAGTTCAGAGAAATCCTAACCTCACATCAGAACAACGTACGGAGCAACTAAATAATTATAAGAGTAAATTGGAAGAGTTGAAGAAAAACTACCTAACACCTGAGACGAACAAGTCGAATACGACTTCGACATCAACTTCAGCTTCAACTTCAACTTCAACTTCAGCAGAGTCAAGATAG